GTGCCTTTTTCGTTCGTCTGCTTGCGATCGATGTCGTAACGAACTAACGTTCCTTCCGTGGCTGTGGCTTTTTCTTCCACCGCGATGGAGCCGTCGAGATTTTTATAAGTGGCCTCGAAATTCATCGAATTGACGGTGAGTTCGCGTTTTCCTTCGTAAGACATTTTCTTTTCTTTGCCATCCAGGGTGAAGAGCTCTGCAGAAAAAACTTCGGCGGCGAAGGCTGAAGTGAGCGGCAAGAGAGCGATCAATAGGCAAGTCGTAAATCGTTGAGTCATAAAACACCTCCGTTATGAGTAAAAGCTACAAAGGTTTGCCGAATTTGGCATTAAGTTTCTTGAGACACAGCGTTTCTGCATATATACATAGCTTCATATGTCCGTGAGACTTTCTAAAATTATGGCAGACCGAGGCATTTGTTCCCGTCGAGAGGCGGATGAGTGCATCTCCCGAGGCTGGGTGATGGTGGACGGAAACGTCATTGATGAGCTGGGTTATAAGATCAACGGGGATGAGAACATTACCCTCACTCGGCAAGGCCAAGAGTGGTTGCAAGAAAAAATCACCGTGATGATTTATAAACCGGTCGGGTACGTGTCAGGACAAGCGGAAGACGGCTACCAGCCGGCCACAGTTTTATTAACTCCGGATCGCTTCATCCACAACCCTGGGGATCCTCCAGAACTCACTCGTCGTCAACTTCTCACATTAGCGCCCGCAGGCCGACTCGATATTGATTCGCGGGGATTGTTAATTCTTACTCAGGATGGAAAGTTAGCTCGAGCGATCATTTCTGCCGAATCCACAGTGGACAAGGAATACATCGTGGGTGTGGAAGGCGAGATCACCGAGGAGAAGCTGGAACGCCTCCGTTACGGACTGTCGATCGATGGACAAAAATTAAAGCCGGCGATCATCGAGAAAACGAAACAGCAGGAACTTCGGTTTATTCTCCAAGAAGGAAAAAAACGCCAGATCCGCAAAATGTGCGAAATGGTAGATCTACATGTGGTGACTCTTTTAAGAACTCGCGTGGGTCCGTTAAAGCTGGGTACGCTGAAGCCGGGCGAGTGGAGACATTTGTCATCCCACGAAGCTCTCAGTCTGCAAAAATACGAGGCCCGAGCTTTCGAAGAAAAAAAACCGCGCCCGAAATCTGTCAAAAAATTCTATCGCCGCTAAAAGGATCGGCGTACCTTTTACGGGTCGCGGGTGGTGAGGATCACTCCGCCGTCCACGGGAACCAGGGCGCCGGTCATCCACGAAGCCTCCTCGCTGCAGGTGAAATAAATGGCCTGCGCGATATCGTCGGGTTGCCCAATTCGTCCAAGGGGCTGTAACTTTTGAAGCTGTTGAAAAAGTGCGACATGCTCGGGCTTCGAACTTTGGTGATAAGAATGAATGGGAGTATCGACCAGGCCTGGGCAAATGGCGTTGACACGAACTCCGTCAACGGCGCCCTCGAGGGCCAAAGTCTGAGTCCAATTGTTCAGCGCGGCCTTCAATGCAGAGTAGGCTCCGGTGTTGGGAATGGGGCGCAGGCCAAGAGTCGAAGAGACGTTGGTCACGCAACCTTTATTCGATTGAAGTTGGGGCCATAACAGGCGAGTGAGCCGTACCGGTCCCATCAAATTGGTTTCGAAATGAGTGGCCCAGTTTCCGTCGTTCTCTTCGGCAAAAAGGGCCGGAGAAAAAAATCCCGCGTTGTTGACCAGAGCGCTGATGTTGACCTTGAGCTCTTCAAGCTTGAGTTTGAGTGCCGGGATGTGGGCGCTTTGGCTTTGATCAAAAACCACTACGACCGCGTGAGGTCCTAAGCGTTTCCGAACCGCTTCTAATTTGTCGCGATTGCGGCCGGCAAGATAGACTTTCCAACCTTTTCTATAAAAAATTTCGGCGGTCGCCGCACCGATGCCTGAGCCCGCACCGGTAATGAATACTTCTTTCACAATAGACCTCGCGTTTGCGTTTCACTGATGAGGCGATGAAATATCGCGGACTCTTCATAATTTTTAATAACGTGCTCCCGAGCTAATTTTGCTTTATGCCGTCGCTCTTCGGGGTGGGTGATTAAGTAATTCAGTGTATTGGCCAGCTCGAAAGTCCCTTGGGGAGGGACGAGCCAACCATAGGTTCCATTTTCTAAAATATCGGGCACCCCGCCGGATTGGGTGGCGACGACAGAAGTTCCGCTCGCCATAGCTTCGATGACGACGAAGCCGAAAGCTTCCTTGTACGAATTAAGAACAAAAATATCAAAGTTGGCGAGAATATTGGGAATGTCCTCTCTAAAGCCCGTGAAGATCACCCGACCTTTTAACTTTAAGTCTTTGACGGTTTTATGAAGTTCATTCAAGTACTCATCGCCGTTATGAACCGTAGAGTCGCCAACGAGGATAAGTCTTTTACTTTCCGTGTGCACATTCGCAAACGCCTCGATCAATTCTTTTTGACCCTTAAAGGGATCTAGTCTGCCCACGCATCCGATAATCACTTCGTCCTCGCCAATTCCAAATTCTTTACGAAACTGGGAATTGCGCAAACTCGGATTAAATTTTTGGCTATCGACGGAATTGGGGATGTTGATGGTTTTTTCTGCAGGATAGGGAACACATTTTAAAAACGCAGTCCCTTGCGAGGGTGTCAGCGTAATTAACAGATCCATCCGTCCATACAGCCATCGATGGAGAAAATCTTTTTTATTCACCGAATCGAGCCACATCTGCGCAAAACCCACCAGTGTGGTGTTCAGTCCTACCAAGGCCGGTGACACGATCCAGAGATCTCTCAGTCGTTGGAGCAAAATCATGTCGATTTTATTTTCGATCACAAATTGACGGACATATCGAACCGTCCGCGGGGAAAAGTACTCATGGGGCGTGCGGGTTTCCACAGGAAGACCTTCGCTCAAGGTTTTTTGATGAAGGGGGCTATTTTCATAGCAAATGGAATAGCTGCGGTAGCCCTGGCTGTGGAAGCGTTTGGCCCACTGCAGATTCGCCATCTCCAGGCCGCCCCAGCCTCTGGAAAAACATAGGTTGAGGACCCCAGGAGATTGGCCTGAAAAGGAAGGTTTATGAACTGTGTCAGACGGCTGACTCATAGGGACACGCATGAATTCCTATGTTATAACCCTTCAAGTCTATAAAGTCCAAAAGAGCTTAAGGAGTTTGTAATGAATATTGTGATGGCTGTAGCACTGATCGTCCTTACGGTAATGTCTCGTTTCCTGGAGACCACGATCAACTTTACTCCCATACTCGCTATCGCCTTGTTCTCCGGAAGTTATTTCTTGCGAGGGTCGGTTCGATTTTTAGTTCCCCTCGCAGGAATGCTTATTGCCGATGCTTATTTTGGTTTCTACCCTGGGATCGAGTGGACTTACAGCGCCATCGCTTTGGCCGTGATTTTACAGCCTGGCCTTCGTCCTTCGGTGGTTCGGCTCGGTGTCAGATCCACACTTGCGGCTCTCGGATTTTTTGTGATTTCGAACTTTGGTGTTTGGTGGACCTCTGATCTTTACCCCGTGGCGCTCTATCCGAAAACAGCAGCGGGGCTTATCGATTGTTACATGATGGGTCTTCCGTTTTTCAAAAACACGCTCATCAGCGCGTGGATTTTTTCGGCCTTATTTTTTGGTATTCATTATTTAGTAACTCAAGTTCAAGGGAAACCAGCACCAGCCTATGGCCGACAAAAACGATAAATACCCAGACAATATCGAAGGTCGATACTTTGTCGATCGCACCTGTATCGCTTGTGATGCTTGTCGTATCACGGCCGAAAATCATTTTGGGATTGATCCCGATGACGGGCACGCCTTTGTGTCCAAGCAGCCGGTGACGCCGGAAGAGGAAGAGATCTGTAAAGAAGCTATGGAAGGGTGTCCTGTAGAGGCTATCGGCAATAATGGCTAAGGTGCTACCGATGTCCGATAAGATCAAAAAAATTAAATCCACCGATCCCTTATTTTTGAACCGCGAAATTCAATGGCTTCAATTCAATCAAAGAGTGCTGAACGAAGCTCGTGATCCCAGGACGCCTCTCTTAGAGCGTCTCAACTTCCTCAGTATCTTCACTTCGAATCTCGACGAATTTGTGATGAAGCGCGTGGGAGGCCTCAAGCGCCAAATGGATTTCGGACTACCGGGGACTTCCATTGATGGACTCAGTCCCGAAGAGCAGCTGAAGCGACTGCAAAAAGAAATTCAGTCGCAAGTGGAAGAGCAGTCGAAAATTTATAAGTCACTTCTGCCGGAGATGGTGAAGCACGGAATTCAGCTTAAAAAATGGCGAGATCTCAACGCCACGGAAAAAGCATTCGTACGTGATTACTACACCAACAATGTCTTTCCGGTCTTAACGCCTCTGGTGGTCGATCCGGCGCTGCCGTTTCCGTTTATATCGAATCTCACTTTGTCTTTAGCTGTGAGTCTAAAAACTCCAGACTCGGAGGACACGCTCTTTGCGCGAGTGAAAGTCCCGGAAGTTTTTCCACAGTGGATTCAGATTGCGGTGCCGGAGAACAAGAATAAATATGTGTTTATCAGTTTGGTGCAAATCATCCAGTATAATTTGCATGATTTATTCCCAGACACTCAAGTCCTCGACGTGATGCCGTTTCGAATCACTCGCAACGCCGATCTCGAGCGCGATGAAGAGGATGCCGAAGATCTTTTGGAGCTGATTTCCGAAGAGATCAAACAGCGTCGTTTTGCGGAGGCGGTGCGCCTCGAGCACGGTAAGAATTCCAATCCTTGGATGGTTCAGTTTCTTAAAGATGAACTTGAACTGGCCGACAGTGATATTTATCAGGTGAGTGGGCTGTTGGATTACACCAGCCTTAAGCCGATCGTGGCGTTGAATCTTCCGCATTTGAAATTTAAGTTTTGGGAACCTCAAGTTCCACAGATCATCCAAGAGACGTCAGGAACTATATTCGATACCATTCGGCGCCAAGATATTTTGGTTCACTTTCCGTACGAGAGCTTTACCGCATCGGTTGAAAAATTCATCAACGAAGCGGCCAGCGATCCCAATACATTGGCCATCAAGATGACGCTCTACCGGATGGGTGACAGCAGTAATATCATCAGTGCCCTTATCCGTGCGGCCGACCAGGGAAAACAAGTGGTCTGTATCGTGGAACTGAAAGCGCGCTTTGATGAACAGAGAAATATCTATTGGGCGCAGAAAATGGAAAAGGCGGGCATTCACGTCGTTTACGGAGTGGTCGGCTTTAAGACCCATTGCAAGACAACATTGATCTTGCGCAAAGAGGGGAGCGGAATTGCAGCCTATGCCAACATTGGCACAGGAAACTACAACAGTGTCACCGCAAAAGTTTATACGGATCTCAGTTTGTTCACGTCGAATCGATTGATTACCGATGAATTAGTCCAGTTGTTTCATTTGCTCACGGGTCGATCCTTCAAGCGTCAGTTTAATAATTTACTGGTCGCACCGATCAACATGAAGGAGCGGTTAATCGAGCTCACACGCCGGGAGATTGAGCATGCAGAGAATGGTCGACCCGCAAGAATCATTATCAAGTGTAACAGTCTCGAAGATAAAGAGTTGATTGAACTTTTTTACGAAGCCTCTCAAAAGGGCGTCTTTATCGATCTTATCGTTCGAGGATTTTGCACACTCCGACCGATGACGGAGACCATTAGCGAACACATTCGCGTGATTTCGGTGATTGGTCGTTTTCTGGAGCACTCTCGTATCTACTTTTTTCAAAATGGTGCAGAGAAGCCCATCGATGGAGATTTCTTTATCAGTTCTGCCGATCTGATGTATCGCAATTTGAATAATCGGTTGGAAGTGGCATGCCCGATTTTTGATCGGAAGCACAAGCGCCGATGTTGGGAAGTTCTTACTTTGGCCCTATCGGATTATCGGCAGGCCTGGGACATGGACGCCAACGGAAAGTATGTACAGAGAATGGATGAAGACGGGTCGGCGGATTCCAGCTCCCAAGAGCGCTTTATGCACCTCACCAGCATGCGCACCGAACTCGTGTCTGACGACTAAGTCCAGGCTTGACCCCCTTTGAATTTCTTGAAACCATTTAGGTATGAAATCCCTGAAACACACACTTGTCGTCGCGATCTTTTTCTTTTGCTGTCTTCCTCAATTTGTTTTTGCTGAATTTTGTGCTGTTCCACAAAAAAAAGCACAAATTGTTTCCACAGAAGCTGTCAAAAATAAATATGATGTTTACCCAGGTGAAGCGTTTACGGTGCTCGATGATGATCGAGCTCGTCGTCGAGTTAAAATTCAAGTGGGTGAAGGCGAATTCATGGTTCGCTCCCGAGACGTGAAATTGGTGGAGCGCCCGGCCTGCGAGCCGGATCTCTGTATTATGCTGAGCGCAGCGAACACTTACAACATAGCGCCGAATTCGAGCCAAGCCATGTCAGGAATGAGTGGAATCTTTAAAATCGTCTCTCGCTATAAAAACTGGTATCGCTTTAAATCCGACTACGGATTTGGCTGGATTAAGAGCACTCAACTGAAGAGACTTAAAGTTTCGTGCACGGGTGAGGCCGATGAGATTGAAGATCTTTTAGAAGTCGAAGTCAAAAAAATTCCCTCCGCACGTCACGAAGGTTGGAAGTTTGGAGTCGAAGCGGGGTACTATCCCATGAATCGGTCCGATGCCATGATCGATGCTCTGACTCCCATTCCTGCCGGTGGAACGCCGGTCAATAACGATACATTTGATAGCCCATTTATTCAGGAAGTGAATGATCGTTTTGGATTTTTTATTGGCGGAAATTTAGAGACACCGTTGTTTTGGATTTTACGTCATCAAATCTCTGTGGGTTATAAGTATCGCGTGATCGAGTACATCTCTCGCCCCAATCCTCCGTCGGGCGGCTCGGTGACTTTCGATCAACTGCAACGGGAAGCTGTGGATATGGACTTTCATTTTGGATACGTCACGTGGAACCCCAAGTTTAGAGGCTGGGATACCCTAGGCTTGCGTTGGCAGCCGGGAGTTCAGGTCGTCGCCGATGTGTTGATCAACGCTCAAAGTATTGATTTTGGAACAGCTCCCAACAAAACAAACTTGCGGACGAAGGGTGTGGGTTACGAGGCGGTTGAGATTTATTTTGGGCCCCGTCTCGATATCAAATATAGATCCTTGGTTTTTGCGATCGCTGCCAAATTTCATCCTGATTATGATTTCGAGCCGGAACTCCGCGGTGGTTTTCAGTTTTAGTGCACTGCTTTTGGACGAAATTATAATGGGGATCTCAAAGCCCTTGTCTTTTTTGCAGTCAACGATGGAAAAGGTGTCCGCTGTAGAATTCTCTCTAGAATTTGTTATTTAAGACCTCAACGGAGGTTTTATGAAAATTCTAGTTTTCCTTATAAGTTTAAGTTTTTCCCTTTCAAGCTTCGCCCAAGGTGTTTGTTTTGACAAGGTCGACAAACAGATGGAGCAAGAAACTGTGGCCCAAGGTTGGAGTTATCACGGCATAGAACTGATTTCGGCGGAGGCTCTCAAGGCGATGCTTCTTGATATTCCCAGCTGGTCCAACGAGCTCGATGAGAATCAGATCGTACAGATTCAGCAGTTCAGTCAAAAGTCGGACTCTCTCGAGTTTTATCTGATGACCGGCACGGGCGATTACTCTGGTGGTTACCAAAATCTCCTGGTTGTTGAAAAAGACAGCTGCGGTGTGGCCGCAGAGTTTACAACTTACGTGGAGTAAACAGGAAGGGGAGCGCTCTCTTTAAGAGCGATCCCTTTCATTCATGGGCTGAAGTCTACATTCCGAGGACGTAAGCAAAGACAAGGGGTGCGACAATGGTGGCATCCGACTCGATCACAAACTTTGGTGACTCGATATCTAATTTACCCCAAGAGATTTTCTCCGTCGGCTCTGCTCCAGAGTAAGAACCGTAGCTTGTCGTTGAGTCTGAAATTTGGCAAAAATAATTCCACTTAGGGATATCTTGCTCCAAATCCTGCTCTAACATCGGCACCACGCAAATCGGGAAGTCACCGGCAATACCGCCACCAATTTGGAAAAAGCCGACGCCGTTATTCCCAGCACCTTTGCGGTACCATTCGGCCAAACTCATCATGTAGTGAATCCCAGTTTTCATGGCGCTCACTTTGATTTTACCTTCGATACAGCGACCGGCAAAAATATTTCCAAGGGTGGAGTCTTCCCAACCAGGAACAAAAATGGGAAGATTTTTTTCGGCAGCAGCTAAAAGCCAAGAGTTCTTAGGATCAATTTGATAAAATTCTTTAAGATCTCCATTGAGAAGCATTTTGTAAAAGTATTCGTGCGGGAGGTAGCCTTTGTCTTGCTTCGAAGCTTCGTCCCACAATTTAATAATACTCTTTTCGATCCGACGAATAGCCTCGCCTTCGGGGATGCATGTGTCAGTGACGCGGTTTAAGTGTTTATCTAAAAGTTTGCGGTCGTCCTCTTGCGTGAGGTAGCGCCATTGAGGTAGGCGAACATAGTGTTCGTGGGCGACGAGGTTAAATACGTCTTCTTCCAAATTCGCACCCGTGCAGCAGATGGCGTGAACCTTATCTTGGCGAATCATTTCGGCGAGAATTTTTCCAAGCTCCGCAGTGCTCATCGCTCCGGCGAGAGTCATGAACATTTTGTTGCCCTTATTGAGGTGCTCTTTGTAAGCGACGGCGGCTTCTTTTAAAGCTGCAGAGTTGAAGTGCAAATAGTATTTATCGATAAATTCAGAAATAGTCCCCATAGGCTCTCCTCAAAAAAATGGTCTCAGTAGGAGAGATGTACTCTCTCCTCTCGGGATAATCAAGGAATCTGCAAGCCTAATTTATTAGCAGAGATCGAGCTCTTGAAGAATAAGGCCGTCTTTAATCCCTACGCCCGGGACCTTCATTTGATCGCAGCCTGTGGCCTGCATAAAGTAAGTGGAGAGAACAATGGCTGGGATGAGAACATCCGCTTGATCTGACTTCAGGTCGAAGATTTTCATTCGTTTGCCCAGCGAGTAGGGGCTGACGATGTCGTACATGCGAAGGATATCATTATAGGTCACATTTTTAGGGTTGTGCTTATTGGCGATGATGCAATTCACTTTCCCCATCCGCTCCATATTCCCACCGATACCTACGCAGTAGTCAAATTTCATATTGAGGCTGCGAATGTAGCGCATAGCCTCTTTGAGGCGAGGCTCAATGGCTTTGATTTGATCGTAGTAGTCTTTTTTACTGCGGCGTAAATCACTTAAGAGACGAACCGTACCAATTGGAAAACTTTTTCCTTTCACGATCTTGCCTCGATCCACACCGACCAGTTCTACGCTTCCGCCTCCGATATCAATAAGAAGGGCGCGGGATTTTTTAAGATCCATTTCCGCGCAAATGGCCTTAAAGACCAGCTGGGATTCTTTGTTTCCCGAAATCACCTCGAGCTCAATCCCAGTTTCTTCGTAAATGCGTTTGATCACCGTCTTCTGATTTTTGGCCTCGCGAAGGGCGCTGGTCCCGATGGCTTTGATATTTTGGCAGCCAAAATCTTTGGCAATGCGTTTGAATTTTTTAAATGCAGTAATGGTTTCTTTAAGGAGGGTCGGGGACACTTTTCCTAAACCGAAAACGTCACCTCCGAGGCGAATCGGCTCGCGCAACTTGTAGATCAATTCAAAACGCGACCCGCGGCGAGAACGTCGGGCGATGGCTAAGCGAATAGCGTTTGATCCTGCGTCGATAACGGTGATTTTGGACACGAAAAATATTAGAGCCAATTCTCAAGTCTTTGACAAATCAAATCTTAGAAATTTTTCAGATTTTCCAATGATTTTTGAGCCGAAGCGAGAGCCGTTCCGCCCGTCTGATTGCGGCTTTCCACGGAGTCCTCGAAGCTGAGACCAGGAAAATTTTCTGTTTCTTGCAGGAAGTGATGGATCTGGCAGCCGACTTCGTCAGCTTTTCGAATCGAATCGGCAATCGTTTTATAAGCATCTCGGAAAGTGGTGGTCTCTGCCATGCGATTGGCGAGATCTGTGGCCAGAACATGTCCACTATTCAAAAGCTCTTGAGCGCGAGGCTCTTGAATTTCAAGGCCCGCAATAAATGGTTTTAAAATTTCGAGACAGTGCCAGAGCTCGGTATGAGCCGATATAAAGGTCCGTTTCAGCTCGTGAATATCGCTGCCGTAGCTGGGAGTGACCGAACGCATGAGAGTCAGTCCTTCTTGCGCCTTGTTCATGACCCGCGCCATCTTTGCGCGGACAAGTTCCGGCACGTCGGGATTTCGTTTGTTGGGCATGATCGAACTGCCTGTGGACCAGTCGTAAGGAAGCTTTAATAGTTTAATTCCAGACGACGACCAGAACATGACGTCTTCGCAGAGACGGCTTAAGTGCATGGCTTGGATCGCGAAGGCATTCAGTGCGCTGAGCATATAGTCGCGGTCGCTCACGGCATCATAAGAATTGATGACTGGGCCTTTAAAGCCGAGCTCCTGAGCCAAAGCGGCAAGATCCAAACGGATATGTGTTCCGGCGAAGGCGGCCGATCCCAAAGGCAAGTACTCCATAGCTTCGGTCATGCTGGATTGGAATCGCTGGAGGTCGCGCTTGAGCGCATGTCCATGTGCCGAAAACAGGTGACTAAATCGAATGGGTTGGCCGAACTGCATGTGGGTCATTCCCGGAGTAATGACTTTTTCCCAGCCTTTGCAGCGTTGGTAGATGGAAAGGA
This is a stretch of genomic DNA from Bdellovibrionales bacterium. It encodes these proteins:
- a CDS encoding rRNA pseudouridine synthase codes for the protein MSVRLSKIMADRGICSRREADECISRGWVMVDGNVIDELGYKINGDENITLTRQGQEWLQEKITVMIYKPVGYVSGQAEDGYQPATVLLTPDRFIHNPGDPPELTRRQLLTLAPAGRLDIDSRGLLILTQDGKLARAIISAESTVDKEYIVGVEGEITEEKLERLRYGLSIDGQKLKPAIIEKTKQQELRFILQEGKKRQIRKMCEMVDLHVVTLLRTRVGPLKLGTLKPGEWRHLSSHEALSLQKYEARAFEEKKPRPKSVKKFYRR
- a CDS encoding SDR family oxidoreductase, whose product is MKEVFITGAGSGIGAATAEIFYRKGWKVYLAGRNRDKLEAVRKRLGPHAVVVVFDQSQSAHIPALKLKLEELKVNISALVNNAGFFSPALFAEENDGNWATHFETNLMGPVRLTRLLWPQLQSNKGCVTNVSSTLGLRPIPNTGAYSALKAALNNWTQTLALEGAVDGVRVNAICPGLVDTPIHSYHQSSKPEHVALFQQLQKLQPLGRIGQPDDIAQAIYFTCSEEASWMTGALVPVDGGVILTTRDP
- a CDS encoding glycosyltransferase family 4 protein — its product is MSQPSDTVHKPSFSGQSPGVLNLCFSRGWGGLEMANLQWAKRFHSQGYRSYSICYENSPLHQKTLSEGLPVETRTPHEYFSPRTVRYVRQFVIENKIDMILLQRLRDLWIVSPALVGLNTTLVGFAQMWLDSVNKKDFLHRWLYGRMDLLITLTPSQGTAFLKCVPYPAEKTINIPNSVDSQKFNPSLRNSQFRKEFGIGEDEVIIGCVGRLDPFKGQKELIEAFANVHTESKRLILVGDSTVHNGDEYLNELHKTVKDLKLKGRVIFTGFREDIPNILANFDIFVLNSYKEAFGFVVIEAMASGTSVVATQSGGVPDILENGTYGWLVPPQGTFELANTLNYLITHPEERRHKAKLAREHVIKNYEESAIFHRLISETQTRGLL
- a CDS encoding ferredoxin, with translation MADKNDKYPDNIEGRYFVDRTCIACDACRITAENHFGIDPDDGHAFVSKQPVTPEEEEICKEAMEGCPVEAIGNNG
- the ppk1 gene encoding polyphosphate kinase 1 translates to MSDKIKKIKSTDPLFLNREIQWLQFNQRVLNEARDPRTPLLERLNFLSIFTSNLDEFVMKRVGGLKRQMDFGLPGTSIDGLSPEEQLKRLQKEIQSQVEEQSKIYKSLLPEMVKHGIQLKKWRDLNATEKAFVRDYYTNNVFPVLTPLVVDPALPFPFISNLTLSLAVSLKTPDSEDTLFARVKVPEVFPQWIQIAVPENKNKYVFISLVQIIQYNLHDLFPDTQVLDVMPFRITRNADLERDEEDAEDLLELISEEIKQRRFAEAVRLEHGKNSNPWMVQFLKDELELADSDIYQVSGLLDYTSLKPIVALNLPHLKFKFWEPQVPQIIQETSGTIFDTIRRQDILVHFPYESFTASVEKFINEAASDPNTLAIKMTLYRMGDSSNIISALIRAADQGKQVVCIVELKARFDEQRNIYWAQKMEKAGIHVVYGVVGFKTHCKTTLILRKEGSGIAAYANIGTGNYNSVTAKVYTDLSLFTSNRLITDELVQLFHLLTGRSFKRQFNNLLVAPINMKERLIELTRREIEHAENGRPARIIIKCNSLEDKELIELFYEASQKGVFIDLIVRGFCTLRPMTETISEHIRVISVIGRFLEHSRIYFFQNGAEKPIDGDFFISSADLMYRNLNNRLEVACPIFDRKHKRRCWEVLTLALSDYRQAWDMDANGKYVQRMDEDGSADSSSQERFMHLTSMRTELVSDD
- a CDS encoding deoxyhypusine synthase family protein: MGTISEFIDKYYLHFNSAALKEAAVAYKEHLNKGNKMFMTLAGAMSTAELGKILAEMIRQDKVHAICCTGANLEEDVFNLVAHEHYVRLPQWRYLTQEDDRKLLDKHLNRVTDTCIPEGEAIRRIEKSIIKLWDEASKQDKGYLPHEYFYKMLLNGDLKEFYQIDPKNSWLLAAAEKNLPIFVPGWEDSTLGNIFAGRCIEGKIKVSAMKTGIHYMMSLAEWYRKGAGNNGVGFFQIGGGIAGDFPICVVPMLEQDLEQDIPKWNYFCQISDSTTSYGSYSGAEPTEKISWGKLDIESPKFVIESDATIVAPLVFAYVLGM
- the argH gene encoding argininosuccinate lyase produces the protein MKVLSTDISTSSNMELFEFTQGIDVDRYLYDQEIRVQKAWAKALAHSKYLTLTEANQLVDTLEKARMKMEEESFPWRFEDEDIHMNLERYMTSELGELGKKIHLGRSRNDLIASTLRLFVHDEVAKIKNVTQELILSIYQRCKGWEKVITPGMTHMQFGQPIRFSHLFSAHGHALKRDLQRFQSSMTEAMEYLPLGSAAFAGTHIRLDLAALAQELGFKGPVINSYDAVSDRDYMLSALNAFAIQAMHLSRLCEDVMFWSSSGIKLLKLPYDWSTGSSIMPNKRNPDVPELVRAKMARVMNKAQEGLTLMRSVTPSYGSDIHELKRTFISAHTELWHCLEILKPFIAGLEIQEPRAQELLNSGHVLATDLANRMAETTTFRDAYKTIADSIRKADEVGCQIHHFLQETENFPGLSFEDSVESRNQTGGTALASAQKSLENLKNF